The Anabaena sp. WA102 genome contains a region encoding:
- a CDS encoding dolichyl-phosphate-mannose--protein mannosyltransferase encodes MKKTWFRLGIISIFLLSLSLRFWGLSRFNTLVFDEVYFAKFGNNYLTHTPFFNAHPPLSQYLIGLGIWMSQYIPIGRDTVNSLTDSLLSPWNYRWVNALTGSLIPVIVTLLTYQFSYRHRFALLAGFFTACDGLFLVESRYALSNVYIVIFGLLGQWLLLLALDQQKQNRWLWLILSGISFGASIGTKWNGLWFLAGAYGVWIAAWIIRWLQYEDHPSRSPLFSCLRFFNSANDSPTDTIKSPLQNLTKINIWQMGSYLGIIPAVIYSLIWIPHLQLDKRYGFIEVHKQILHFHLQLGGNSPSVHPYCAAWYKWPLLTRPMAYYYQTAQSTKDSLPVFGPPLPDGAGKVIYDVHAMGNPFLWWFGLAAMIFLIGMVIITITMPIIEKKRLFIPKNLGVDTWIGLFLVINYGANLLPWVEVTRCVFIYHYMSAVVFTFIAIAWVVDQCLLSYYRQIRAVGVTITFIIVAAFIFWMPIYLGLPISPDGYRMRMWFSSWI; translated from the coding sequence ATGAAAAAAACTTGGTTTCGATTAGGCATAATAAGCATATTTCTACTTTCCTTGAGCTTACGTTTTTGGGGACTAAGCCGATTTAATACTTTAGTATTTGATGAAGTTTATTTTGCTAAATTTGGTAACAACTATCTGACCCATACACCATTTTTTAATGCTCATCCACCATTAAGTCAATATCTGATTGGGTTAGGGATTTGGATGAGTCAATACATTCCTATTGGTCGAGATACTGTCAATAGTCTCACAGATTCTTTATTATCTCCTTGGAATTATCGGTGGGTAAATGCGCTCACTGGTTCATTAATTCCCGTAATCGTGACTTTATTAACTTATCAATTTAGTTATCGTCATCGGTTTGCTTTGTTAGCAGGATTTTTTACAGCCTGTGATGGATTATTTTTAGTAGAATCTCGTTATGCTTTAAGTAATGTTTATATAGTTATCTTTGGTTTACTCGGACAATGGTTATTATTGTTGGCATTAGATCAGCAAAAACAAAACCGTTGGTTGTGGTTAATTCTCTCTGGTATTAGTTTTGGTGCTTCTATTGGTACAAAATGGAATGGTTTATGGTTTTTAGCGGGTGCTTATGGTGTATGGATAGCAGCCTGGATAATTCGCTGGTTGCAATATGAAGATCATCCATCTCGTAGTCCATTATTTTCTTGTTTACGGTTTTTTAATTCTGCCAATGATTCCCCAACGGATACTATAAAATCACCCTTGCAAAATCTGACAAAAATAAATATTTGGCAAATGGGTTCTTATTTAGGAATTATTCCCGCAGTTATTTATAGTCTGATTTGGATTCCTCACCTCCAACTAGATAAAAGATATGGATTTATTGAAGTTCATAAACAAATTTTACACTTTCATCTGCAATTAGGTGGTAATAGTCCTAGCGTTCATCCTTATTGTGCTGCATGGTATAAATGGCCATTGTTAACTCGACCAATGGCTTATTATTATCAAACTGCTCAAAGTACCAAGGATTCCTTACCTGTATTTGGACCGCCCTTACCTGATGGTGCTGGTAAAGTAATTTATGATGTTCATGCTATGGGGAATCCTTTTCTATGGTGGTTTGGTTTAGCTGCAATGATCTTTCTAATTGGTATGGTAATCATCACAATTACGATGCCGATAATTGAAAAAAAGCGGTTATTTATCCCGAAAAATCTCGGCGTTGATACTTGGATTGGCTTATTTTTAGTCATAAATTATGGGGCTAATCTCCTCCCTTGGGTGGAGGTAACAAGGTGTGTTTTTATCTATCATTATATGTCTGCGGTTGTATTTACATTTATAGCGATCGCTTGGGTTGTTGATCAATGTCTGCTGAGTTATTATCGGCAAATTCGGGCAGTAGGTGTGACTATAACTTTTATCATTGTCGCTGCTTTCATTTTTTGGATGCCTATTTATCTAGGTTTACCTATCTCTCCTGATGGTTATAGAATGCGGATGTGGTTTAGTTCTTGGATTTGA
- a CDS encoding sensor histidine kinase codes for MDINVKQQHINITSLKEAPIHLVSEIQPHGVLLVLQEPDLQILQVSQNTFSTFGISPEDMLQQELEDLLDPYQIQKIKFWLSEENLDFINPTKIWIRKQGDEYTIFDATFYRNSEGFLILELEPTASQENIPFLSFYHLAKSSINRLEKSKSLRDFSQIIVQEIRKITGFDRVMLYKFCDDGHGSVIAEEKIATLESYLGLHYPESDIPQPARQLFLENSIRVIPDTNIQSSAELFPRINPVSGQPIDLTNSILRSAAPCHLEYLHNMGVAASLTISLIKDHKLWGLIACHHQSPKYVSYELRKACEFLGRIIFSEISGKEETEDYDYQLNLSHIQSLLVEYMSQEPNFIDGLVKNQINLLNLTNAEGAAIYFGGKYTLIGNTPQEEELNFLGEWLRNNGEDEVFFTDSLPQIYPDAISFKNVASGLLAIPISGKNYVLWFRPEMIQTVNWGGNPHQAFSVDESAGNVHLSPRKSFDLWKEIVQLTSLPWQNVEIQTALELRKSIINIVLRQAEELAQLTEDLKRSNAELRKFAYVASHDLQEPLNQVANYVQLLEMRYEAELDADAKEFIGYVVEGVILMQTLIDDVLVYSNVDTLGITFQVTAVETALNRTLKNLRQRIVETGAIITHDPLPAVMADETQLIQLFLNLIGNAIKFHGSQSPRIHISAKRLEDEWLFSVQDNGIGLDPQFSDRIFTIFQRLHTRDKYPGTGIGLAICKKIIECHRGRIWVESQLGRGATFYFTIPVRGCDHERQNGRNTQNYLFSGGQ; via the coding sequence ATGGATATCAATGTCAAGCAGCAGCATATTAATATCACCAGCTTAAAAGAAGCACCAATACATTTGGTTAGTGAAATTCAGCCTCATGGGGTTTTGTTAGTCTTACAAGAGCCAGATTTACAAATATTACAAGTTAGTCAAAATACTTTCAGCACTTTTGGCATATCGCCAGAAGATATGCTGCAACAGGAATTAGAAGATTTACTAGATCCTTACCAAATCCAGAAAATTAAATTTTGGTTGTCAGAAGAAAATCTGGATTTTATTAATCCTACAAAAATTTGGATTAGGAAACAGGGGGATGAATATACAATATTTGATGCCACTTTCTATCGTAACTCTGAAGGATTTTTAATCTTAGAATTAGAACCTACAGCATCTCAAGAAAATATTCCTTTCTTGAGTTTTTATCATTTAGCTAAATCCTCAATTAATCGCTTAGAAAAAAGTAAAAGTCTCCGTGATTTCAGTCAAATAATTGTGCAAGAAATCCGCAAAATAACCGGATTTGACAGAGTGATGTTATATAAATTCTGTGATGATGGACATGGTTCTGTGATTGCTGAAGAAAAAATAGCTACTTTAGAGTCTTATTTAGGATTACATTATCCAGAATCAGATATTCCTCAGCCAGCACGACAATTATTTCTAGAAAATTCTATTAGAGTTATTCCCGATACAAATATTCAATCATCAGCCGAACTTTTCCCTAGAATTAACCCAGTTAGCGGACAACCCATTGATTTAACTAATTCAATTCTCAGAAGTGCTGCACCATGTCATCTAGAATATTTACATAATATGGGCGTGGCTGCATCTTTGACAATTTCCTTAATTAAGGATCACAAACTTTGGGGTTTAATTGCTTGTCATCATCAATCACCCAAATATGTTTCCTATGAATTACGAAAAGCTTGTGAATTTTTAGGAAGAATCATATTTTCAGAAATTTCTGGCAAAGAAGAAACTGAAGATTACGACTATCAGCTAAATTTAAGCCATATTCAATCACTATTGGTTGAATATATGTCTCAAGAACCGAACTTTATTGATGGTTTAGTCAAAAATCAAATAAATCTGCTCAATTTAACTAATGCTGAAGGTGCAGCCATCTATTTTGGTGGAAAATATACTCTGATTGGTAATACTCCTCAAGAAGAAGAATTGAATTTTTTAGGAGAATGGCTGAGAAACAATGGAGAAGACGAGGTATTTTTCACTGATTCTTTACCGCAAATCTATCCAGACGCGATTAGCTTTAAAAATGTTGCGAGTGGTTTATTAGCTATCCCCATTTCTGGGAAAAATTATGTATTATGGTTTCGACCAGAAATGATTCAAACTGTGAATTGGGGTGGAAATCCCCATCAGGCTTTTTCAGTTGATGAATCCGCAGGAAATGTCCATTTGTCTCCCCGCAAATCATTTGATTTATGGAAAGAAATAGTTCAATTAACATCCTTACCCTGGCAAAATGTAGAAATTCAAACTGCATTAGAATTGCGAAAATCAATCATTAATATTGTCCTCCGTCAAGCTGAAGAATTAGCTCAATTAACTGAAGATTTAAAACGTTCTAATGCAGAATTGAGAAAATTTGCCTATGTCGCTTCCCATGATTTGCAAGAACCATTAAATCAAGTAGCCAATTATGTGCAACTTTTGGAAATGCGCTATGAAGCAGAACTAGACGCAGATGCAAAAGAATTTATTGGTTATGTTGTCGAAGGTGTAATTTTAATGCAGACGTTAATTGATGACGTACTCGTATACTCCAACGTAGATACATTAGGAATTACTTTTCAAGTTACGGCAGTCGAAACAGCTTTAAATCGAACCTTGAAGAATTTACGTCAACGCATTGTGGAAACCGGCGCAATTATTACCCATGATCCCTTACCCGCAGTTATGGCTGATGAAACACAGTTAATCCAGCTATTTTTGAACCTCATTGGTAACGCGATCAAATTCCACGGTAGTCAATCACCAAGGATTCATATTAGTGCGAAAAGATTGGAAGATGAATGGTTATTTTCAGTTCAAGATAACGGGATTGGCTTAGATCCGCAATTTAGCGATCGCATTTTTACTATCTTTCAACGTCTACACACCAGAGATAAATATCCGGGTACAGGAATAGGTTTGGCTATTTGTAAGAAAATAATTGAATGTCATCGTGGACGAATCTGGGTAGAGTCACAACTCGGTCGGGGTGCGACCTTTTACTTTACAATTCCCGTCAGAGGTTGTGATCATGAGCGTCAAAATGGCAGAAACACACAAAATTATCTTTTTAGTGGAGGACAATAA
- a CDS encoding response regulator has product MSVKMAETHKIIFLVEDNKADIRLIQEALKTSLLPHQVITVRDGVEAMNYLHQEGEYANAPRPDLILLDLNLPRKDGREVLAEIKSDPQLKRIPVVILTTSKNQDDIFHSYDLHANCYITKSRNLSQLFQIIQSIEKFWFSTVTLPLE; this is encoded by the coding sequence ATGAGCGTCAAAATGGCAGAAACACACAAAATTATCTTTTTAGTGGAGGACAATAAGGCTGATATTCGTCTCATTCAAGAAGCATTAAAAACCAGTTTATTACCTCATCAAGTAATCACAGTTAGGGACGGTGTAGAAGCTATGAATTACCTCCATCAAGAAGGAGAATATGCTAACGCACCACGTCCTGACTTGATTTTATTAGACTTAAATTTACCCAGAAAAGATGGTAGAGAGGTATTAGCAGAAATTAAATCCGATCCTCAACTCAAACGCATTCCCGTCGTCATTTTAACAACCTCAAAAAATCAAGATGACATTTTCCATAGTTACGACTTACACGCTAATTGTTATATTACCAAATCTCGTAACCTGAGTCAATTATTCCAAATCATCCAGAGTATTGAGAAATTTTGGTTTTCTACCGTTACCTTACCATTAGAATAA
- a CDS encoding response regulator: MITATSTLKILLIEDNLAEARLLQEFIKLTKSQNFGLVHVQRLQDGIKQLNSQKYDVILLDLTLPDNQGLSSIPQFLQ, from the coding sequence ATGATTACCGCAACTTCCACACTAAAAATCCTCTTAATTGAAGATAACTTAGCAGAAGCCAGGTTATTGCAAGAGTTTATTAAACTCACAAAATCTCAAAATTTTGGTTTAGTTCACGTCCAAAGACTTCAAGACGGAATCAAACAATTAAATAGCCAAAAATACGACGTAATTTTATTAGATTTGACCCTTCCTGACAATCAAGGATTATCTTCCATCCCTCAGTTTTTACAGTGA